One stretch of Chroococcidiopsis sp. SAG 2025 DNA includes these proteins:
- a CDS encoding polysaccharide pyruvyl transferase family protein: MNFLKQLDIIHYIGGGYLNERWLEVIIYEYITISLARSFNPKIKVIGTGLGLGPFKSRASLVILKLFARKFHYLFVREIASLSIVKNLKIDVNTKVLGDDVILLLPILTRLKLEQRNYNRSSNSITAINLKSFPDYNYNLIKLSLETYLKQLLDDRSSQPEYFCFGREPGPGDRNLLEILDRYYQDSLVVRDPYEEGWRSFLSRLAGARVGIGCAYHFNIILALFDIPTIGIYSGSYYKQKIVGVMQLLSQETLVLSLDELGLEKDLAEVVNVAINAHTSGKNKLEQMYTAMKREYVNAYTKLCQD, translated from the coding sequence ATTAATTTTTTAAAGCAACTAGATATCATTCACTACATAGGCGGAGGATATCTCAACGAACGTTGGTTAGAGGTAATTATTTACGAATACATAACTATTAGCTTAGCACGTAGTTTCAATCCTAAAATAAAAGTTATTGGGACGGGATTAGGATTGGGACCTTTTAAAAGTAGAGCTAGTCTCGTAATTCTTAAGCTTTTCGCCAGAAAATTTCATTATTTATTTGTCAGAGAGATAGCATCTTTATCGATAGTTAAAAATTTAAAAATTGACGTAAATACTAAAGTTTTAGGCGACGATGTTATTTTGCTTTTACCTATACTCACTCGGTTAAAATTAGAGCAACGTAATTACAATCGTAGTTCAAATTCTATTACAGCTATTAATCTAAAATCTTTTCCAGACTATAACTACAATCTAATTAAACTCAGTTTAGAAACCTATCTTAAACAGTTGCTAGACGATCGAAGTTCTCAACCAGAATACTTTTGTTTTGGTAGAGAACCTGGTCCAGGCGATCGCAACTTACTCGAAATCCTCGATCGCTATTATCAAGATAGTTTAGTTGTTCGCGATCCTTATGAAGAGGGATGGCGCAGTTTTTTAAGTCGCTTGGCTGGCGCTCGTGTAGGAATTGGTTGTGCTTACCACTTCAATATAATTCTAGCTCTGTTTGATATCCCTACTATCGGAATTTATTCTGGGAGTTATTACAAACAAAAAATAGTAGGAGTTATGCAACTCTTGAGCCAAGAGACACTCGTATTATCGCTCGATGAGTTGGGATTGGAAAAAGATTTAGCCGAGGTTGTCAATGTAGCGATTAATGCTCATACATCAGGAAAAAATAAATTAGAGCAGATGTATACAGCTATGAAGCGGGAATATGTAAATGCTTATACGAAGTTATGTCAAGACTAA